Proteins from a single region of Chryseomicrobium sp. FSL W7-1435:
- a CDS encoding MalY/PatB family protein encodes MYDFTTVHTRRNTDSIKWDWLNEIYSVQHGEEILPMWVADMDFALPPFVEEALIKRIQSGVFGYSYPGQSVTQAVVDWLATKHQTTIDKDWLLYESGVIPSMALALQAFTAPGDRVLVHGPVYPPFRSTPANLNREVVTFSLTEDEGHYSLDFDAFEQALQENIAAFIFCNPHNPGGKVWSREDVKRIADLCHQHGVLLISDEIHADLVFEPFTHTMALSVADHTDHIITCMAPTKTFNLAGLQAAYLIVTDDKKREKLKETATNAAHMGMTVLGATAMKAAYQDGSPWVAELMTQLEENTNYVIKHLSSEIPGIVVLKPEATYLLWIDYRALNVTEKDMMHALLHEGKLALEPGTKYGPEGDGFLRMNIACPLDTVKDGVERFIQASKTLTK; translated from the coding sequence ATGTATGATTTTACTACAGTACATACACGCCGCAACACAGACTCTATCAAATGGGATTGGTTAAATGAGATTTATTCCGTACAACATGGTGAGGAAATTTTACCGATGTGGGTAGCCGACATGGACTTTGCTCTCCCTCCCTTTGTAGAAGAAGCTCTTATTAAACGTATTCAAAGCGGTGTTTTTGGTTATTCCTATCCAGGACAATCTGTGACGCAAGCAGTAGTAGATTGGCTGGCTACCAAACACCAAACAACTATCGATAAAGATTGGTTACTCTATGAATCTGGAGTCATCCCTTCGATGGCACTTGCCCTCCAGGCATTTACAGCGCCAGGGGACCGCGTTTTAGTACACGGCCCAGTCTATCCACCCTTTCGAAGCACACCAGCAAATCTAAACCGTGAAGTAGTCACTTTCAGCCTAACTGAAGACGAGGGTCACTACAGTCTTGACTTCGACGCCTTTGAACAAGCACTTCAAGAGAACATCGCCGCATTTATCTTTTGTAATCCACATAACCCTGGTGGGAAAGTGTGGTCTCGAGAAGATGTGAAACGAATTGCTGATTTGTGTCACCAGCATGGCGTATTACTCATTTCAGATGAGATTCATGCGGATCTAGTTTTTGAACCGTTCACACACACGATGGCTCTCTCAGTAGCCGATCACACAGACCATATCATTACATGTATGGCTCCAACAAAAACCTTTAATCTTGCTGGATTACAAGCTGCTTATTTGATTGTAACTGATGACAAGAAGCGTGAGAAATTAAAAGAAACTGCCACGAACGCTGCGCATATGGGGATGACGGTATTAGGGGCGACGGCTATGAAAGCTGCTTATCAGGACGGCTCGCCTTGGGTAGCTGAGTTGATGACTCAACTAGAAGAGAATACAAACTATGTCATAAAACACTTATCATCTGAAATTCCAGGCATTGTGGTACTAAAACCAGAAGCGACCTATTTACTGTGGATTGATTACCGTGCCTTGAATGTAACAGAAAAAGATATGATGCATGCACTGCTGCACGAGGGTAAATTGGCACTTGAGCCTGGTACAAAATATGGTCCCGAGGGCGATGGATTTTTACGTATGAATATCGCCTGTCCACTTGACACTGTGAAAGATGGCGTTGAGCGATTTATTCAAGCCTCTAAAACTCTTACTAAATAG
- a CDS encoding sodium-dependent transporter — MMKRDSFGSKIGFILAAAGSAIGLGAIWKFPYMAGTNGGGAFVLLFILATLLIGLPILLAEFIIGRRGQADAVTSFKRLSDTKAWAWIGRAGFVFSFVILSFYSVVGGWIITYLWISVKQLVTTASIDYEATFGSMIANPWQAIFAQAIFMVLTIWIVSGGIKGGIERASKWMMPALFVFFILLAVRSLTLEGAMEGVQFLLVPDWSAVTWEIALMALGQAFFSLSVGVAGMITYASYLSKETNLTQSATSVAGMNIFISLLAGLVIFPAVFALGYSPNEGPGLVFIILPAVFGELAFGSLFMLLFFILMLFATLTSSISMLEITVSIAIKSKYDRRRRAAILMGIFIFIFGIPSALSFGVLADWTIAGRTFFDNADYLVNNFGLPLGALFISLFAGYAMSKQATQEELNLSPVAYTVWHSLVRYLAPVMITIILIRQILEAL; from the coding sequence TTGATGAAACGAGATTCATTTGGTTCAAAGATTGGATTTATATTAGCTGCAGCTGGGTCGGCAATCGGCTTAGGTGCAATTTGGAAGTTTCCTTATATGGCAGGAACTAATGGGGGCGGTGCATTTGTGCTGCTATTCATACTAGCAACGCTTCTTATCGGGTTACCTATTTTACTCGCAGAGTTTATTATTGGTCGACGCGGGCAAGCAGATGCCGTGACGAGTTTTAAGCGTCTAAGTGACACAAAAGCATGGGCTTGGATTGGCCGAGCAGGTTTTGTGTTTTCGTTTGTCATCTTATCGTTCTATTCAGTAGTAGGTGGATGGATTATCACCTACTTGTGGATTTCAGTGAAACAACTTGTTACAACCGCTTCAATTGATTACGAAGCAACATTCGGTTCGATGATTGCCAATCCGTGGCAAGCCATTTTTGCACAAGCTATTTTTATGGTGCTCACTATTTGGATTGTATCTGGAGGAATTAAAGGCGGGATTGAACGAGCTAGCAAATGGATGATGCCTGCTCTGTTTGTTTTCTTTATCCTACTGGCTGTTCGTTCTTTAACTCTTGAAGGGGCTATGGAAGGTGTTCAATTCTTACTCGTTCCCGACTGGAGTGCTGTAACTTGGGAAATCGCACTTATGGCTCTTGGTCAAGCCTTCTTTTCTTTAAGTGTGGGTGTCGCGGGGATGATCACGTATGCTTCCTACTTATCAAAAGAAACAAACTTGACGCAGTCTGCAACAAGCGTGGCAGGCATGAATATCTTTATTTCTCTGTTAGCAGGACTTGTGATTTTCCCGGCAGTATTTGCGCTAGGCTATTCACCAAATGAGGGACCTGGTCTTGTGTTCATTATTCTCCCTGCAGTCTTTGGGGAGTTAGCATTCGGTTCTCTTTTCATGTTGCTGTTCTTTATTTTGATGTTGTTTGCAACGCTGACTTCATCAATTAGCATGTTAGAAATTACTGTATCTATCGCTATCAAATCGAAATATGATCGTCGACGCCGAGCAGCTATTCTTATGGGAATCTTCATTTTCATTTTCGGTATTCCAAGTGCCCTTTCCTTCGGCGTGTTAGCTGACTGGACAATTGCAGGAAGAACCTTCTTTGATAATGCAGATTACTTGGTAAATAATTTCGGGCTTCCACTTGGTGCTTTATTCATCTCCTTATTTGCAGGTTACGCTATGAGTAAGCAAGCAACTCAAGAAGAACTGAACTTGTCGCCAGTGGCGTATACGGTTTGGCATTCCTTGGTACGTTACTTAGCACCTGTAATGATAACAATTATTTTAATTCGGCAAATCTTGGAAGCTCTGTAG
- the yugI gene encoding S1 domain-containing post-transcriptional regulator GSP13, translated as MKNYKVGDVVTGIVTGIQPYGAFVSLSDDTQGLIHISEITYGYVRDINDFLQVGQAVKVKVLEIDKKESKISLSLRALQDLPFYHKRDEKGRIPLQERIDEQDAGGFDTLKSKLDGWIRKSLK; from the coding sequence ATGAAAAATTACAAAGTGGGAGATGTTGTAACGGGTATTGTCACAGGTATTCAACCATATGGGGCTTTTGTTAGTCTGTCAGATGACACGCAAGGACTTATCCACATTTCTGAAATTACGTACGGATATGTCCGCGATATCAATGACTTTTTACAAGTTGGGCAAGCCGTGAAAGTAAAGGTGCTTGAGATTGATAAGAAAGAAAGCAAGATTAGCTTATCGCTACGTGCGCTCCAAGATCTGCCGTTTTATCACAAACGTGATGAAAAGGGGCGGATTCCCTTGCAGGAACGAATCGATGAGCAAGATGCTGGCGGGTTCGACACATTGAAAAGCAAGCTAGATGGCTGGATTCGCAAATCACTCAAGTAA
- a CDS encoding helix-turn-helix transcriptional regulator has product MNVELANQLQRLRQERNMSLEDLSLKVRIGVAKLQAYESGVEKPSTQTLLKLSNALEVPASNLLDGLTPA; this is encoded by the coding sequence ATGAATGTAGAATTAGCCAATCAATTGCAACGACTGCGCCAAGAGCGTAACATGTCGTTAGAAGACCTATCCTTAAAAGTACGTATTGGTGTTGCCAAATTACAGGCCTATGAGTCTGGTGTTGAAAAACCATCTACCCAAACACTTTTGAAGCTTTCTAATGCTTTAGAAGTTCCTGCGTCCAATTTATTGGACGGGCTTACACCTGCATAA
- a CDS encoding DUF1871 family protein: MHQIDMNKQAVRILGEWDPFQIGADLYAAEAADVVAFLQGAIHPSDVAHHIQMVYEHSFEEWIPLEKCVEISYKLIALKLSVTCSI; the protein is encoded by the coding sequence ATGCATCAAATTGATATGAATAAACAAGCAGTCCGCATTCTTGGAGAATGGGATCCTTTTCAAATAGGTGCAGATCTTTATGCAGCTGAAGCAGCAGACGTCGTTGCCTTTTTACAAGGTGCCATTCATCCATCTGACGTCGCGCATCATATACAAATGGTTTATGAACACTCTTTTGAAGAATGGATTCCCCTTGAGAAGTGCGTGGAAATCTCTTATAAATTAATCGCATTAAAACTTTCTGTTACCTGTAGTATTTAA
- a CDS encoding RNA polymerase sigma factor gives MTVNIIEAAQQGDLAAYEQLIHTYKGTVERFAFQCGANYQDVPDISQEVFIRLYRFLDQFNRDRFTTWLYKVTLNTTRDHYRKETQHSKKEQRLQQNDTQFASDSETTFMQSESDRELHIQIQQLDEKYRVPLVLFYFQDCSYSEIATILSLSLGTVKIRIHRAKDLLRTAFEEQEAKLSGN, from the coding sequence GTGACTGTGAACATAATCGAAGCAGCCCAACAAGGGGATTTAGCTGCTTATGAACAACTCATCCATACATATAAAGGAACAGTTGAACGCTTCGCCTTTCAATGCGGGGCAAACTATCAAGATGTTCCAGACATTTCTCAAGAAGTATTTATACGTCTTTATCGTTTTCTCGATCAATTTAATCGTGACCGATTCACCACTTGGCTCTATAAAGTCACGTTAAACACGACCCGAGACCATTATCGAAAAGAAACACAACACTCGAAAAAAGAACAACGACTACAACAAAACGATACACAATTTGCAAGTGACTCTGAAACGACATTTATGCAGTCTGAATCTGACCGAGAACTTCACATTCAGATTCAACAACTTGATGAAAAATACCGTGTTCCACTTGTCTTATTCTATTTCCAAGATTGTTCATATTCAGAAATAGCTACTATCTTATCTCTTTCATTAGGAACAGTCAAAATCCGGATTCATCGAGCCAAGGATTTATTACGAACTGCTTTTGAAGAACAGGAGGCGAAGCTCAGTGGAAACTAA
- a CDS encoding sigma 54-interacting transcriptional regulator translates to MNENPQYLGPFYRFAIDQVGVGVHAIDKNGKTVLYNDQMRKIEGLHSTDVEDRSILEVFQFEKEESTLLHVLSTGKPVNRVKQTYWNNKGREITTINDTYPIFEQGQLIGAIEFARDITALERLVYQPLRRYNEPITLSSLTAVSETMRLVISKAKSAAQVRMPLLLIGEAGTGKDLIAEGIHHQLTPSNDQFISLFCHSSDPLLVNKFREELKNVSNSTIFCERIDLLSLELQKELLHILQTSTGKHNLFIASVGSDPIDLVASRSLSRDLYYYFASMTITVPPLRERKEDIVPFVEDYLRRLEDRHGQSKVTIDSKVQELLLSYDWPGNLKELELLLDETCTMLTMESTLTEDLLPVQFRYKLAVQDKSQVTASDFLLTSEKDLMPLDQYLREAETYYLQKAVEKFEGNITKAAEALGMSRQNLQYRLRKLRNARN, encoded by the coding sequence ATGAATGAAAATCCCCAATATTTAGGTCCTTTTTACCGATTTGCCATCGACCAAGTTGGAGTGGGTGTCCATGCAATAGATAAAAATGGCAAAACGGTTCTCTATAATGATCAAATGCGAAAAATTGAAGGACTTCATTCTACCGATGTAGAAGACCGGTCGATACTTGAAGTATTCCAGTTTGAAAAAGAAGAGAGTACATTATTACATGTATTATCAACAGGAAAGCCGGTTAATCGTGTAAAGCAGACGTACTGGAATAACAAGGGACGAGAAATCACGACGATCAATGATACGTATCCCATTTTTGAACAAGGACAACTCATTGGTGCAATTGAGTTTGCTCGCGATATTACAGCTCTTGAGCGACTCGTCTATCAACCACTTCGTCGGTACAATGAGCCCATTACCTTAAGTTCTTTAACCGCCGTGTCCGAAACAATGCGCCTCGTGATTTCGAAAGCAAAAAGTGCTGCTCAAGTGCGGATGCCTCTGTTATTGATTGGAGAGGCAGGAACAGGTAAAGATTTGATTGCAGAAGGCATTCATCACCAGTTGACGCCTTCGAATGATCAGTTCATCAGTCTGTTCTGTCATAGTTCTGACCCTCTGCTCGTCAATAAATTCCGGGAAGAATTGAAAAATGTATCGAATTCTACTATCTTTTGTGAGCGAATCGACTTACTCTCACTCGAGTTGCAAAAAGAGTTGCTTCACATTCTACAAACTTCAACCGGAAAACATAACCTCTTTATAGCAAGTGTAGGAAGTGATCCAATTGATTTGGTTGCCAGTCGGTCACTGAGTCGCGACCTGTACTACTATTTTGCAAGTATGACCATTACCGTTCCCCCACTGCGAGAAAGAAAAGAAGATATTGTACCATTTGTGGAAGATTACCTACGCCGTTTAGAAGATCGCCACGGGCAAAGCAAGGTCACGATTGATAGTAAGGTACAGGAGTTATTGCTGAGCTATGATTGGCCAGGGAATTTAAAAGAGCTTGAGTTATTGTTAGATGAAACGTGTACTATGCTTACGATGGAATCCACCCTTACAGAGGACCTGCTACCTGTGCAGTTTCGCTATAAGTTAGCGGTTCAAGACAAATCGCAAGTAACCGCTTCAGATTTTCTGCTGACATCCGAAAAAGACTTAATGCCACTTGATCAGTATTTACGGGAAGCGGAGACGTATTATCTGCAGAAAGCGGTAGAGAAGTTTGAAGGGAATATTACGAAAGCAGCGGAGGCGCTTGGGATGAGCAGGCAGAATCTGCAGTACAGGTTGCGGAAGTTGCGGAATGCACGGAATTAG
- a CDS encoding Na+/H+ antiporter subunit A, with product MLLFMAILLPIFLAVVIPFAYRSIKSIHTGWFVLLAPVLLFLFYLRFLSPIQQGEAQLASVSWVPSLDFNFDIHIDGLSLLFSLLITGIGSLVVLYSIFYLDKTKEKLGNFYVYLLMFMSAMLGVVQFDHTIALYFFWELTSISSFLLIAYWYKKDASRFGALKSMMITVTGGLMMLVGFLILYVLTGTYSIRETIAQVDTIVDAPLFTVAIVLVLLGAFTKSAQFPFYIWLPDAMEAPTPVSAYLHSATMVKAGLYLVARFTPVFAFSEVWVWLVTGIGLLTLFWGSFFAVKQTDLKGILAFSTVSQLGLIMSLLGLGGFAYLVTGSAVETFTFATFAAIFHLFNHATFKGSLFMVAGIVDHETGTRDIRKLGGLMSLMPVTFTVAMIGSLSMAGLPPFNGFLSKEMFLEAVLSLLEADVTMMTIAYLVPLVAWVASVFTFIYSIYFVWYTFMGTRKEEELPKAPHEAPIGMLISPVVLASLVVIVFFIPNVIGDWLVKPATAAIQSTTYTTAADIDFYIKAWHGWDSPALWLTVGVVVVGFLLYKFLPKWQPIYSKWPEKFTLNRGYDTLMDGSLNWNRALSDRFMTGSIRDYLVYMFAGMAILGITTLFTQGGFAISTDNLAPIRLFEVVLTIILIGSVMAILITWSRLTAVIALGSVGYTVALFYVIFKAPDLALTQLVIETISVALFLTAFYHLPKLDKYYKGKEDNRFRFGNFLISVAVGLTVTLIGISAYSQRQLTSISEFYKETVYTEAGGGNIVNVILVDYRGFDTLFEIGVLMIASIGIISMIKLRLQKKKKGAVTNEVE from the coding sequence ATGCTGCTTTTTATGGCAATTCTATTACCAATTTTTCTTGCCGTAGTTATACCGTTTGCATATAGATCGATTAAATCGATACATACGGGCTGGTTTGTATTACTAGCACCAGTTCTGCTTTTCCTGTTTTACTTGCGCTTTTTATCTCCTATTCAACAAGGAGAAGCTCAATTAGCAAGTGTCTCGTGGGTGCCTTCCCTCGACTTCAATTTTGACATTCATATTGACGGCCTGAGTCTCCTGTTCTCATTATTGATTACTGGTATCGGCTCGCTCGTAGTCCTCTACTCGATCTTCTACTTAGACAAGACCAAAGAGAAGCTCGGTAATTTTTATGTCTACTTATTGATGTTTATGAGCGCTATGCTAGGTGTTGTTCAATTTGACCATACCATTGCTCTTTATTTCTTTTGGGAATTAACTTCGATTTCTTCCTTCTTATTAATTGCTTATTGGTATAAAAAAGATGCCTCTCGTTTTGGCGCATTAAAGTCCATGATGATTACAGTCACTGGCGGCTTAATGATGCTTGTAGGTTTCCTCATTCTTTATGTTTTGACAGGAACTTATTCGATTCGAGAAACAATCGCTCAAGTGGATACAATCGTAGATGCCCCACTCTTCACAGTGGCTATCGTCCTGGTCTTACTTGGAGCATTTACAAAATCTGCTCAATTCCCGTTCTACATCTGGCTTCCAGATGCAATGGAAGCTCCGACACCTGTCAGCGCCTACCTCCACTCGGCTACCATGGTAAAAGCTGGCCTTTATCTAGTGGCTCGTTTTACACCGGTATTTGCTTTTTCGGAAGTTTGGGTTTGGCTCGTCACAGGGATTGGTCTTCTAACCTTGTTCTGGGGTTCATTCTTTGCGGTTAAACAAACAGATTTAAAAGGGATTCTTGCCTTTTCAACTGTCAGTCAACTAGGTTTGATCATGTCGCTTTTAGGCCTTGGTGGATTTGCCTACCTCGTTACAGGTAGCGCAGTCGAAACCTTCACGTTTGCAACATTCGCAGCAATTTTCCACCTCTTTAACCATGCTACTTTTAAAGGAAGTCTCTTTATGGTGGCTGGTATTGTGGACCATGAAACGGGTACGCGTGATATAAGAAAACTTGGCGGCTTGATGAGTTTAATGCCCGTTACGTTTACAGTCGCTATGATCGGCAGCCTATCGATGGCGGGTCTTCCCCCATTCAATGGATTCTTAAGTAAAGAAATGTTCCTAGAGGCTGTACTCAGTCTTCTTGAAGCAGATGTCACTATGATGACTATCGCCTATTTAGTGCCCCTTGTGGCTTGGGTTGCGAGCGTCTTCACGTTTATCTATAGTATCTACTTTGTTTGGTATACATTCATGGGAACTCGTAAAGAAGAAGAGTTGCCGAAAGCACCGCACGAAGCACCGATTGGTATGCTGATTTCGCCAGTTGTTCTAGCTTCACTAGTAGTCATCGTGTTCTTTATTCCAAATGTCATTGGTGATTGGCTCGTGAAACCTGCAACAGCCGCGATTCAATCAACTACCTATACAACCGCTGCAGACATTGACTTTTACATCAAAGCTTGGCACGGTTGGGATTCTCCTGCCTTATGGTTGACTGTAGGTGTAGTTGTCGTCGGATTCTTGCTTTATAAGTTCTTGCCGAAGTGGCAACCAATCTATTCGAAATGGCCTGAGAAGTTCACACTAAACCGTGGCTATGACACGTTAATGGATGGTTCGCTCAACTGGAACCGCGCTCTATCTGACCGCTTTATGACAGGTTCTATTCGTGATTATTTAGTTTATATGTTTGCTGGGATGGCTATTCTCGGTATCACTACCCTGTTCACACAAGGTGGGTTTGCCATTTCGACTGATAACCTTGCACCTATTCGTCTATTCGAAGTTGTGTTAACAATTATATTAATCGGTAGTGTGATGGCGATCTTGATTACTTGGTCACGTCTAACAGCTGTTATCGCACTTGGTAGCGTTGGGTACACAGTTGCCCTGTTTTACGTCATCTTTAAAGCACCCGATTTAGCATTAACACAGTTAGTGATCGAAACAATTTCGGTAGCCCTGTTCTTAACAGCGTTTTATCACTTACCAAAGTTAGATAAGTATTACAAAGGCAAAGAAGACAACCGCTTCCGATTTGGAAACTTTTTGATTTCTGTTGCCGTGGGATTAACTGTTACATTAATCGGAATTAGTGCTTACTCTCAACGTCAACTGACTTCAATCTCTGAGTTTTACAAAGAGACTGTTTACACAGAAGCAGGTGGCGGAAATATTGTAAACGTAATTTTAGTGGATTACCGTGGTTTTGATACACTCTTTGAAATTGGCGTATTGATGATTGCTTCAATTGGAATCATCAGCATGATCAAGCTTCGCCTGCAAAAGAAAAAGAAGGGAGCAGTTACAAATGAAGTCGAATGA
- the pruA gene encoding L-glutamate gamma-semialdehyde dehydrogenase — protein sequence MIPYKHEAFTDFSLEENQRKIKEGIQTVEGYMGEEYPLIVGGERITTEDKIVSYNPANKTEAVGSVSKATRDIAEKAMNIADETFKTWSKVKPETRADVLFKAAAIMRRRKFEFSGLLVKEAGKTWLEADVEAAEAIDFLEYYGRQMLKLKEGYPVESRPGEYNQFNYIPLGVAVVISPWNFPFAIMAGTAVAAMVAGNTVLLKPASTTPIVSYKFVEVLEQAGMPAGVVNFIPGSGAEIGDYLVEHPRTRMISFTGSRDVGLGIVEKSAKLSPGQIWIKRTILEMGGKDTIVVDKEADLELAATSIVKSAFGFSGQKCSACSRAVIVEDVYDQVVARVKELTDELTVGVPDNDEHFMGPVIDGSAFKKIMEYVEIGKGEGELLTGGTGDDSKGFFIQPTIFKDVDPQARLMQEEIFGPVLAIASAKDFDHALEIANNTEYGLTGAVISTNRMNIEKAREEFHVGNLYFNRGCTGAIVGYQPFGGFNMSGTDSKAGGPDYIQLHMQAKTTSEML from the coding sequence ATGATTCCATACAAACACGAAGCATTCACAGATTTCTCATTAGAAGAGAACCAACGCAAAATTAAAGAAGGTATTCAAACTGTTGAAGGATATATGGGTGAAGAGTATCCATTAATCGTAGGCGGGGAGCGTATCACAACTGAAGATAAAATCGTTTCTTACAACCCAGCTAATAAAACTGAAGCTGTAGGTAGCGTATCAAAAGCAACTCGTGACATCGCTGAAAAAGCTATGAACATTGCGGATGAAACTTTCAAAACATGGAGTAAGGTAAAGCCTGAAACTCGTGCCGATGTTCTTTTCAAAGCAGCAGCAATCATGCGTCGTCGTAAATTCGAATTTTCTGGTCTTCTTGTAAAAGAAGCAGGTAAAACTTGGCTTGAAGCAGACGTAGAAGCAGCAGAAGCAATCGACTTCCTAGAATACTACGGTCGTCAAATGCTGAAATTGAAAGAGGGTTACCCAGTAGAATCACGTCCAGGTGAGTACAACCAATTCAACTACATTCCACTAGGTGTAGCAGTAGTTATCTCTCCTTGGAACTTCCCATTTGCAATCATGGCCGGTACAGCAGTAGCAGCAATGGTAGCAGGGAACACAGTTCTATTAAAGCCAGCTTCAACTACGCCAATTGTTTCTTATAAATTTGTAGAAGTACTTGAGCAAGCAGGTATGCCAGCAGGAGTTGTTAACTTCATCCCAGGTTCTGGTGCTGAAATTGGTGACTACCTAGTTGAACACCCACGCACTCGTATGATCAGCTTCACAGGTTCACGTGATGTAGGTCTTGGAATCGTTGAAAAATCAGCAAAACTTTCTCCAGGTCAAATCTGGATCAAACGCACAATCCTTGAGATGGGCGGAAAAGATACAATTGTTGTAGATAAAGAAGCAGACTTAGAATTAGCGGCAACATCTATCGTGAAATCAGCATTTGGTTTCAGCGGTCAGAAATGTTCAGCATGTTCACGTGCTGTAATTGTTGAAGATGTATACGATCAAGTCGTAGCTCGCGTAAAAGAGTTAACGGATGAATTAACTGTCGGTGTTCCAGATAACGACGAGCACTTCATGGGTCCTGTTATCGATGGTTCAGCATTCAAAAAAATCATGGAATACGTTGAAATCGGTAAAGGTGAAGGCGAATTGTTAACAGGTGGTACAGGTGACGATTCAAAAGGATTCTTCATTCAACCAACTATTTTCAAAGATGTTGATCCACAAGCGCGCTTAATGCAAGAAGAAATCTTTGGCCCAGTACTTGCAATTGCTTCGGCAAAAGACTTTGATCACGCATTAGAAATCGCTAATAACACTGAATACGGTTTAACAGGTGCTGTTATCTCAACAAACCGTATGAACATTGAAAAAGCTCGTGAAGAGTTCCACGTTGGAAACTTATACTTCAACCGTGGCTGTACGGGAGCAATCGTTGGTTACCAACCATTCGGTGGTTTCAACATGTCAGGTACAGATTCAAAAGCAGGTGGACCGGATTACATCCAGTTGCACATGCAAGCTAAAACAACTTCAGAAATGCTGTAA
- a CDS encoding MFS transporter, translated as MHSKKNFQIMWGTNFLVASTMTMIMPFLALYIDTFGEFSDAYVQKWSGLVFAATFVTAFLMSPIWGRIADKYGYKPILVLNGFGIALSVLLMGFVQSVEAFFVLRLFMGVVTGFIPTSLAFISSQTPKEVAGKTLGTLQMGSVAGTLFGPVLGGLLADTFGFSYTFIIAAVAVTLSALIVLLFLREDKIVKEKNAHSYSRKTVMAGILHHRLIWNVLVITTLIQIGLFSVQPLLSLYVGELTHAANIAFLAGLAFSAAGVGNLLFTRAWGKFGDSYGYERILVILLALSVLFIVPQAFVTSLWQLVVLRFLFGIAAGGLVPITTAIIRREAPVEVQGELMGYNTSARFLGNIIGPIFGGVVAGWVGISTVFVVTGALFVVALIVLAYVRKAPQQDFEEVLLEEELHMKAT; from the coding sequence ATGCACTCAAAGAAAAATTTTCAAATTATGTGGGGCACCAACTTTTTAGTCGCCAGTACGATGACGATGATCATGCCCTTCCTTGCCTTATACATTGATACGTTTGGTGAATTTTCAGATGCTTATGTCCAAAAATGGTCAGGACTAGTGTTTGCAGCTACCTTTGTCACCGCATTTCTGATGTCACCAATTTGGGGACGCATTGCGGATAAATATGGTTATAAGCCCATCCTAGTGCTAAATGGATTCGGGATTGCACTTTCTGTCCTATTGATGGGATTCGTCCAATCAGTGGAGGCCTTTTTTGTTTTGCGATTATTTATGGGAGTCGTAACAGGATTTATCCCAACCTCTCTTGCTTTCATTAGTAGCCAAACACCAAAAGAAGTGGCGGGTAAGACTCTTGGTACCTTACAAATGGGTAGTGTTGCAGGGACTCTATTTGGTCCAGTGCTCGGCGGACTTTTGGCAGACACATTCGGCTTCTCTTATACGTTTATTATCGCCGCGGTGGCTGTTACGCTATCGGCACTGATCGTGTTGTTATTTTTACGCGAAGATAAAATCGTTAAAGAAAAGAACGCTCATTCCTATTCACGGAAAACCGTTATGGCGGGCATCCTGCATCACCGCTTGATCTGGAACGTTCTTGTCATTACAACTTTGATACAAATCGGGTTGTTCAGCGTCCAGCCGTTGCTGTCACTTTATGTGGGCGAGTTAACGCACGCAGCGAATATCGCCTTCCTAGCTGGTTTAGCCTTTAGTGCTGCAGGTGTCGGTAACCTTCTGTTTACAAGAGCCTGGGGAAAATTTGGAGACAGTTATGGCTATGAACGAATATTAGTCATTTTGTTAGCTTTAAGTGTTCTCTTTATTGTCCCTCAAGCCTTCGTCACTTCCCTATGGCAGCTTGTTGTTCTTCGCTTCTTATTCGGAATCGCGGCGGGTGGACTGGTACCAATTACAACGGCAATCATTCGCAGAGAAGCGCCAGTAGAAGTTCAGGGGGAATTGATGGGATACAATACGAGTGCTCGGTTCTTAGGGAACATCATCGGTCCTATATTTGGCGGTGTTGTTGCTGGATGGGTCGGCATCTCTACCGTGTTCGTTGTCACAGGAGCATTATTCGTTGTAGCACTTATCGTTCTCGCCTACGTGAGGAAGGCTCCTCAACAAGATTTTGAAGAAGTATTGCTTGAAGAAGAACTTCATATGAAAGCGACTTAA